A region from the Oculatellaceae cyanobacterium genome encodes:
- a CDS encoding alpha/beta hydrolase, with amino-acid sequence MPLPVSNSRIRLSQGHIFWREVGTGPTLVFLHGSWSDGSQWIPIINRLSDNYHCLVPDLLGFGDSERRKIKYSIELEVECLAEFLTSLNQRQVYLIGHSLGGWIAASFALKYQDRVRGMVLLSPEGLPAGKIRRRGWLNGLLLGQIPVGFWLLRSLQPLASFLGKPQLIKQVLDYRKLLLNFPTTCKLFFQRSWSEIQAELLQEKLESLQVPTLILQGGRDTMSAIAQSKAYADLIPTSEHHIMGVGANDLPQQFPAEVVQYIRDFIKYSVIPQEQLEDSDLFPPLFLDK; translated from the coding sequence ATGCCTCTACCCGTAAGTAATTCGCGAATCCGGCTGTCTCAAGGGCATATTTTCTGGCGTGAAGTCGGTACAGGCCCAACACTTGTGTTTTTACATGGTTCTTGGAGTGATGGCAGTCAATGGATACCAATTATTAATCGTTTAAGTGATAACTACCATTGCTTAGTACCAGACTTATTAGGGTTTGGCGATTCAGAACGTCGGAAAATTAAGTACTCGATTGAGTTAGAAGTGGAATGCTTGGCTGAGTTTTTAACTTCATTGAACCAGCGACAAGTTTATTTGATTGGTCACTCGCTAGGGGGTTGGATTGCTGCCAGCTTTGCCCTGAAGTATCAAGATCGGGTTCGTGGGATGGTGCTGTTATCACCTGAAGGACTACCTGCTGGAAAAATTAGAAGACGTGGGTGGTTGAATGGATTGTTGCTAGGACAGATACCAGTGGGATTTTGGTTATTGCGATCGCTTCAACCTTTAGCTTCTTTTCTAGGTAAGCCACAACTAATTAAGCAAGTGCTTGATTACCGCAAACTTCTGCTGAATTTTCCTACTACTTGCAAGCTATTTTTTCAAAGAAGCTGGTCAGAAATTCAAGCTGAGTTATTGCAGGAAAAATTGGAGTCGCTACAAGTTCCTACTTTGATTTTGCAAGGCGGAAGAGACACAATGAGTGCGATCGCTCAGAGTAAAGCTTATGCCGACTTAATCCCCACATCGGAACATCACATTATGGGTGTAGGCGCAAATGACTTACCGCAACAGTTTCCAGCAGAAGTAGTTCAATATATTCGCGACTTTATCAAGTACTCTGTAATACCTCAAGAACAGCTTGAGGATTCTGATCTATTTCCACCATTATTTTTAGATAAATGA
- a CDS encoding pantothenate kinase — protein sequence MLIVNCDNWLGLMIGNSRLHWAWFAGATLQAAWDTDHLPALVVEQLIQGWQAGEWKTELFPDSQINPIQISNPTPIPLKLASVVPHQTELWQTYPNTHLITLDQLPLQGLYPTLGIDRALAVLGAGENFGFPVLVIDGGTALTFTGVDAQKRLVGGAILPGLRLQIQSLTDRTAALPKIELYSEMPQRWALNTVEAIQSGVSYTVLAGVKDFIESWWQEFPDSKIAITGGDRALLLAYLQAKFPHIADQVIADPHLIFWGIQFLTINN from the coding sequence TTGTTAATTGTTAATTGTGATAACTGGTTAGGCTTAATGATCGGCAATTCCCGATTACATTGGGCTTGGTTTGCTGGTGCTACACTTCAGGCTGCCTGGGATACCGATCATTTACCTGCCTTGGTTGTAGAACAACTAATTCAAGGTTGGCAGGCTGGTGAGTGGAAAACAGAATTATTTCCAGACTCTCAGATAAATCCTATTCAAATTTCTAATCCTACGCCAATACCGCTTAAACTCGCCTCTGTTGTTCCCCATCAAACAGAACTTTGGCAAACTTACCCAAATACTCATCTAATCACCTTAGACCAACTACCACTTCAGGGACTTTATCCCACACTTGGAATAGACCGCGCCTTAGCTGTACTGGGGGCGGGTGAAAATTTTGGTTTTCCAGTTCTAGTAATTGATGGAGGAACAGCCCTAACGTTTACTGGTGTAGATGCTCAAAAACGCTTAGTCGGAGGAGCAATATTACCAGGGTTACGATTACAAATACAGTCATTAACGGACAGAACTGCTGCTTTGCCCAAAATTGAATTGTATAGCGAGATGCCCCAGCGCTGGGCTTTGAATACAGTAGAGGCTATTCAAAGTGGGGTAAGTTACACAGTCTTAGCTGGAGTTAAAGACTTCATTGAGTCATGGTGGCAGGAATTTCCAGACAGTAAGATTGCTATAACAGGAGGCGATCGCGCTCTTCTATTAGCCTATCTCCAAGCCAAGTTTCCTCATATAGCGGATCAGGTAATTGCTGACCCGCATTTAATTTTTTGGGGAATCCAGTTCTTAACAATTAACAATTAA
- a CDS encoding diflavin flavoprotein, whose product MVTLTDRTQKRLTIETTEIALETTTIRSLDWDRDRFDIEFGLQNGTTYNSFVIRGEQTALVDTSHEKFRQLYLDTLKGVINPAEIDYLIISHTEPDHSGLVKDILQLAPQVTVVGSKVAIQFIEDFVHQPFERRIVKNGDRLDLGNGHELEFVIAPNLHWPDTMFTYDHKTQILFTCDAFGLHYCSDSTFDENLTAIEADYRFYYECLMAPNARSVLSALKRMGELPQVTTIGTGHGPLLRHNVDELVNRYRQWSQAKAKAETSVVVFYISDYGYSDRLSQSLARGISKTGVGVEMIDLKSADPQEVQELVGRSAGLVIAMPPASGTVASAAQAALGTVLAAAKNKQVIGLFESYGGDDEPVDPLLSKFRELGLAVGFPAIRIKTTPNEATYQLCEEAGTDLGQLLTRDRAIKQLKSLDAELEKALGRISGGLYIITAKKGEIKSAMLASWVSQASFEPLGLTIAVAKDRAIESLMQVGDRFVLNVLEEGNYQPLMKHFLKRFPPGADRFAGIKTQPAENGSPILVDALAYMECHVMSRMELSDHHVVYATVDTGRVSKPDALTAVHHRKVGNYY is encoded by the coding sequence ATGGTAACGCTCACTGACCGAACCCAAAAGCGCCTGACAATAGAGACAACAGAGATTGCGCTAGAGACAACAACGATTCGGTCACTAGATTGGGATCGCGATCGCTTCGATATTGAATTTGGACTGCAAAACGGCACTACCTACAATTCTTTTGTGATTCGGGGTGAGCAAACTGCCCTAGTTGATACATCCCATGAGAAATTCCGCCAACTATATTTAGACACTCTTAAAGGTGTAATCAATCCAGCAGAAATTGATTACCTAATTATCAGCCACACAGAACCAGACCATAGTGGTTTGGTGAAAGACATTCTGCAACTCGCGCCGCAGGTAACAGTAGTAGGTTCAAAAGTCGCAATTCAGTTTATCGAGGATTTTGTTCATCAACCTTTTGAGCGGCGGATTGTTAAAAATGGCGATCGCCTAGACTTAGGTAACGGACATGAGTTGGAATTTGTGATCGCGCCTAATTTACATTGGCCCGACACTATGTTTACTTATGACCATAAAACTCAAATCCTCTTCACCTGTGATGCCTTTGGTCTGCACTACTGCTCTGATAGTACCTTTGACGAAAATTTAACAGCTATAGAAGCAGATTACCGCTTTTATTATGAATGCTTAATGGCTCCCAATGCCCGCTCAGTGCTATCTGCCCTCAAGCGGATGGGAGAACTCCCACAAGTTACTACTATCGGTACAGGGCATGGGCCACTCCTGCGCCACAACGTTGATGAATTAGTTAATCGTTATCGCCAGTGGAGTCAAGCGAAAGCTAAAGCAGAGACAAGTGTCGTAGTATTTTATATTTCCGATTACGGATATAGCGATCGCCTTTCTCAATCCCTCGCCAGAGGTATCAGTAAAACAGGTGTTGGCGTAGAAATGATCGATCTCAAATCCGCAGATCCGCAGGAAGTGCAAGAACTTGTTGGTCGGTCGGCAGGACTTGTAATTGCTATGCCACCAGCATCAGGAACAGTCGCCAGCGCCGCCCAAGCTGCCCTTGGTACGGTTTTAGCAGCAGCCAAAAATAAACAAGTTATTGGCTTATTTGAATCTTACGGTGGGGATGATGAGCCTGTAGATCCACTATTGAGTAAATTTAGAGAATTAGGTTTAGCAGTCGGATTTCCAGCAATTCGGATTAAAACAACCCCTAATGAAGCAACTTATCAACTGTGTGAAGAAGCGGGGACAGACTTAGGGCAATTACTCACACGCGATCGCGCCATTAAGCAACTCAAGTCCTTGGATGCTGAATTAGAAAAAGCACTAGGACGGATAAGCGGTGGACTGTATATCATTACTGCGAAAAAAGGTGAAATCAAGAGTGCCATGTTAGCATCTTGGGTTTCTCAAGCTAGTTTTGAACCGTTAGGGCTAACAATTGCTGTTGCCAAAGATCGGGCAATTGAATCATTAATGCAAGTAGGCGATCGCTTTGTGCTTAATGTTTTAGAAGAAGGCAATTATCAGCCACTAATGAAGCACTTTCTCAAGCGTTTCCCACCTGGTGCCGATCGTTTTGCTGGTATTAAAACTCAACCTGCTGAAAATGGTAGTCCTATTCTGGTAGATGCCTTAGCTTACATGGAGTGCCATGTTATGAGCCGCATGGAACTATCGGATCACCACGTTGTGTACGCCACAGTTGATACTGGGCGGGTGAGTAAACCAGATGCGCTGACGGCTGTGCATCATAGAAAAGTTGGAAATTATTATTAA
- a CDS encoding diflavin flavoprotein codes for MTPTRDVQVLPIATDTTVLRSRTWDRLKFEIEYALKRGTTANSFIIQADKTALIDPPGESFTEIFMQALQQRFDLKQLDYVILGHVNPNRSVTLKALLELAPQITFVCSNPGAIALRAALPDNDLNILVMRGEETVDLGKGHHLEFIPTPSPRWADSLCTYDRQTEILYTDKLFGAHICSDQVFDEGWTTFSEDRRYYFDCLMAPHARQVETALDKLSEFQTRLYATGHGALVRYGLLPLTQAYREWIQQQQSKDLSVALIYASAYGNTATLASAIARGITKAGVAVESINCEFTEPAELQAAVEKANGFIIGSPTLGGHAPTPVQTALGIVLSSADKTKYAGVFGSYGWSGEAIDLLEGKLKDAGYQFGFDPIRVKFKPTDATLKYCEEAGTDFAQALKKAKKARIPRQQTSDSQTARIEQAVGRVVGSLCVVTTKQEEVSGAMLASWVSQATFNPPGFTVAIAKERAIESLTHTGNKFVLNILAQGNHIGLMKHFLKPFAPGEDRFVGVATEEANNGCPILTDALAYLECTVSNRMECGDHWLVYAAVENGKLLQTSGVTAVHHRKSGSHY; via the coding sequence ATGACCCCAACTCGTGATGTCCAAGTTCTCCCAATAGCCACAGATACTACAGTATTGCGATCGCGCACGTGGGATAGACTCAAGTTTGAAATTGAATATGCCCTCAAACGCGGTACAACTGCTAACTCTTTTATAATTCAAGCGGACAAAACTGCTTTAATTGACCCTCCTGGAGAATCTTTTACTGAGATTTTCATGCAGGCGTTGCAGCAACGTTTTGATCTTAAGCAGTTAGATTATGTAATTCTGGGTCATGTTAATCCCAATCGCAGTGTTACTCTCAAAGCATTACTAGAATTAGCACCACAAATTACTTTTGTTTGTTCTAATCCAGGTGCAATAGCTTTACGTGCTGCTTTACCAGATAATGACTTAAATATTCTGGTGATGCGTGGGGAAGAAACCGTAGATTTAGGCAAGGGGCATCATCTAGAATTTATCCCTACACCGAGTCCTCGTTGGGCAGATAGTCTTTGTACATACGATCGCCAAACTGAAATTTTATATACAGATAAGCTGTTTGGGGCGCATATTTGCAGCGATCAAGTTTTTGATGAAGGATGGACTACTTTTAGTGAAGACCGTCGCTATTATTTCGATTGTCTCATGGCTCCCCATGCGCGACAAGTTGAAACTGCGCTAGATAAATTAAGTGAGTTTCAAACTAGATTATATGCTACTGGTCATGGTGCTTTAGTTCGCTATGGTTTACTACCACTAACTCAAGCATATCGAGAATGGATTCAGCAGCAACAATCTAAAGATTTGAGTGTGGCTTTAATTTATGCTTCGGCTTATGGAAATACAGCTACATTAGCGAGTGCGATCGCTCGTGGTATTACTAAAGCAGGCGTTGCTGTCGAGTCGATTAACTGCGAATTCACTGAACCTGCTGAACTTCAAGCAGCAGTAGAAAAAGCTAATGGGTTTATTATCGGTTCTCCTACTCTTGGTGGTCATGCTCCCACCCCAGTACAAACTGCGTTAGGAATTGTGCTTTCTTCTGCTGATAAAACAAAATATGCTGGTGTCTTTGGTTCATACGGATGGAGTGGGGAAGCAATTGATTTACTAGAAGGTAAACTTAAGGACGCTGGCTATCAATTTGGTTTTGATCCGATTCGCGTTAAATTCAAGCCCACAGATGCCACACTGAAATACTGTGAAGAAGCTGGGACTGACTTTGCTCAAGCTTTGAAAAAAGCTAAAAAAGCCCGTATACCACGACAACAAACGAGTGATTCGCAAACAGCGCGGATTGAACAAGCTGTAGGTCGAGTTGTCGGTTCTCTGTGTGTGGTGACTACTAAGCAAGAAGAAGTTTCAGGCGCAATGTTAGCTTCTTGGGTTTCTCAAGCTACTTTTAATCCTCCTGGTTTTACCGTTGCTATAGCCAAAGAACGAGCAATTGAATCCCTCACACATACAGGCAATAAATTTGTTTTAAATATTCTTGCTCAAGGCAATCATATTGGTTTAATGAAGCATTTTCTTAAACCATTTGCACCAGGTGAAGATCGATTTGTTGGTGTTGCTACAGAAGAAGCAAATAACGGTTGTCCTATCCTTACTGATGCACTGGCGTATCTTGAATGCACGGTATCGAACCGGATGGAATGTGGAGACCACTGGCTAGTTTACGCCGCCGTAGAAAATGGTAAGTTACTACAAACTAGCGGTGTGACTGCGGTACATCATCGCAAATCAGGGAGCCATTACTAA
- a CDS encoding carotenoid oxygenase family protein has product MNLETIVKDFFHRNTQSYPLVPRSITTSTRQELTDIKLEIDGILPDDIQGHVFIIEPNGSVDSGGLPYPDGNSILCGDGMIYRLDFNQKSEVTLKSKLVKPPDFYADLATQSGTKYNKYRFQSYGITRFSFSLGCRNQLNTAFLPMQFSEDSPTRLLVTYDAGRPYEIDLETLDAVTPVGSTKEWAAGLEGLKVPFQLFMSTAHPVFDVYTKKMFTVNFGRSLNNFLETIPLIHEINKLPQLIDEFLFLFKNIPYANNLKFIAQYLGKALQNVVQTNVSLIQKLSAIEMKDFLYLISWDGVGELERWKLVLPDGSPIKINQCIHQIGVTKDYILIMDTAYSVGIEEIISNPFPSLRGLLERPAVPDSHLYIIRRQDLKLGQRPAVDPKEVEVVVQQVVIPLAAAHFLVDYDNPQQQIKIHIAHICGMKVSDWLRKNDLSAYAPHSRVPSHLCGMIHDEVDIGRMGKYLINGNTGDILESCVISDHKCTWGVELYAYRDRINTGGQPRKLDQIYWCSLGLWHELMTKFIVDLHSNYKYQLVPLSKVFKLTEKGLPSSLFRLDTQLMKIADSYAFPQGYIVLSPQFIPRDDSEDPTNGYLFCTVWFKNKNEFWIFDAKNLSKGPKCKLKHPLLNFGFTLHTAWLPVISPRQASYCIGVREDYEQLVQQQPQEIQDLFEQEIYPHFS; this is encoded by the coding sequence ATGAACCTCGAAACAATCGTTAAAGACTTTTTTCACCGAAATACCCAAAGCTATCCCTTAGTTCCCAGATCGATTACCACATCAACTCGCCAAGAACTGACCGACATCAAACTGGAGATTGACGGTATCCTTCCAGACGATATACAAGGTCATGTGTTTATCATTGAACCAAATGGCTCTGTTGACTCAGGCGGTCTTCCCTACCCTGATGGGAACTCTATCTTATGTGGCGACGGCATGATTTACCGCCTTGACTTTAATCAAAAAAGTGAAGTGACGCTGAAGTCAAAACTTGTCAAACCACCAGATTTTTATGCTGATTTGGCAACTCAATCTGGAACAAAATATAACAAGTATCGATTCCAAAGTTATGGTATTACCAGGTTTTCTTTTTCTTTGGGTTGTCGCAACCAGCTAAATACAGCATTTTTACCCATGCAATTTAGTGAAGACTCACCCACTCGTCTCCTAGTAACTTATGATGCAGGTCGTCCTTATGAAATTGATCTAGAAACTCTTGATGCTGTAACTCCAGTTGGATCAACTAAAGAATGGGCAGCAGGGCTAGAAGGTTTAAAAGTTCCATTCCAGCTATTTATGAGTACTGCCCATCCTGTTTTCGATGTTTATACAAAAAAAATGTTTACCGTCAATTTTGGCAGATCATTAAATAATTTTTTAGAAACTATTCCTTTAATTCATGAGATCAATAAACTGCCGCAACTCATAGATGAATTTTTATTCTTATTCAAGAATATTCCTTATGCAAATAATCTGAAGTTTATTGCCCAATACTTGGGTAAAGCTTTGCAAAATGTTGTCCAAACTAATGTAAGTTTAATTCAAAAACTGAGCGCGATAGAGATGAAAGATTTTCTCTATCTGATTTCTTGGGATGGCGTAGGCGAACTAGAACGATGGAAGTTAGTACTACCTGACGGTTCCCCAATCAAGATTAACCAATGTATCCATCAAATTGGCGTGACCAAAGATTATATTTTAATCATGGACACAGCCTATAGTGTTGGGATAGAAGAAATTATCAGTAACCCTTTTCCAAGCTTAAGGGGGTTATTGGAACGTCCTGCTGTACCTGATTCCCATCTCTATATTATACGCCGTCAAGATCTAAAATTAGGGCAACGTCCAGCAGTTGATCCGAAAGAAGTAGAAGTTGTTGTGCAACAAGTGGTAATCCCATTAGCAGCGGCTCATTTTCTTGTTGACTATGACAATCCTCAACAGCAAATTAAAATTCACATAGCGCATATTTGTGGGATGAAGGTGTCTGATTGGCTTCGTAAGAATGATCTTTCTGCCTATGCACCGCATTCTCGTGTGCCATCCCATCTGTGCGGGATGATACACGATGAAGTAGATATTGGTCGGATGGGAAAGTATCTGATTAATGGTAATACTGGTGACATACTTGAGTCATGTGTGATCTCCGATCATAAATGTACCTGGGGTGTAGAACTCTACGCCTACCGTGACAGAATAAATACAGGAGGACAACCGAGGAAACTCGATCAAATCTACTGGTGTTCTTTAGGACTATGGCATGAATTAATGACAAAATTCATTGTGGATTTGCATAGTAATTATAAGTACCAGTTAGTGCCACTATCCAAGGTTTTTAAGCTTACTGAAAAAGGCTTACCATCTTCATTATTTCGTTTAGATACTCAGTTAATGAAGATTGCTGACTCCTATGCGTTTCCTCAAGGTTATATAGTGCTATCCCCGCAATTTATTCCACGTGATGATAGTGAAGATCCTACTAATGGCTATCTATTTTGTACCGTTTGGTTTAAAAACAAAAACGAATTTTGGATTTTCGATGCTAAAAATCTTAGCAAAGGGCCAAAGTGCAAATTAAAACATCCCTTACTCAACTTTGGGTTTACACTTCACACAGCCTGGCTACCAGTAATTAGCCCTCGTCAAGCTAGCTATTGTATTGGAGTACGTGAGGACTATGAGCAATTAGTACAGCAGCAACCGCAAGAGATTCAGGACTTATTTGAGCAAGAAATTTACCCGCACTTTTCTTGA
- a CDS encoding Hpt domain-containing protein: MLRSSSANLGATKLSGICQDLESIGRSGTTVGAQSLRSQVKSMYQLVKDALLRECQN, from the coding sequence GTGTTGCGTTCATCTAGTGCTAATTTAGGTGCGACAAAGCTTTCGGGGATTTGTCAGGATTTGGAGTCTATTGGGCGTAGTGGTACTACTGTAGGGGCGCAAAGTTTGCGATCGCAAGTTAAATCAATGTATCAATTAGTTAAAGACGCTTTGCTCAGAGAGTGTCAGAACTGA
- a CDS encoding NF038122 family metalloprotease, whose translation MLFPSQNRSVIPTVTNVASFKSLKAKTIMYSKLKKKLAFVTPLILALATEISLSNIPAQALQFNFNRPTGMSNDVFNAFDAAGNIWEGLLDDDATVNIKIGYASTVASNSLAETSVQHSSYTYSQFKDKLNTDQQSANDSQAVNALPSDSSFNIWLNYTSNNPNGLGNGTAYLDNDRDANNTTVRMTRANAKALSLLGGSDSNEDASIVLNSNKQWDFDRSDGISNSKYDIVGTIAHEIGHALGFMSGIDYLDVNSPDPGGDYYPDNQFKYVAPMDLFRFSANSVAQGLGVVDFTSNNTDKYFSLTGGVTPFTESLTGKQAYFSTGKRGNGFQNNHWKDNSIGLMGPSVQSGKGLAMTYTDLRLLDVIGWDRIPGAVPAPAPLTGVPEPSAVLGLMALGSGLLLKRAKQNKSEQ comes from the coding sequence ATGCTTTTCCCTTCTCAAAATAGATCTGTAATTCCTACTGTAACTAATGTAGCTAGTTTTAAATCTCTCAAGGCTAAAACTATAATGTATAGCAAACTAAAAAAAAAGTTAGCCTTTGTCACTCCTTTAATTCTTGCTTTAGCTACAGAAATTAGTTTGAGCAATATCCCTGCTCAAGCCTTACAGTTTAACTTCAATCGACCTACGGGGATGAGTAATGATGTTTTTAATGCTTTTGATGCAGCAGGAAACATTTGGGAAGGGTTATTAGATGATGATGCCACAGTTAACATCAAAATTGGTTATGCCAGTACAGTAGCTAGTAATAGCCTAGCAGAAACTAGCGTTCAGCACTCCAGCTATACATATAGCCAGTTCAAAGACAAACTTAATACAGATCAACAATCAGCAAATGATTCGCAGGCAGTTAACGCTTTGCCGAGTGATTCATCATTTAATATCTGGCTCAACTATACTTCTAACAACCCGAATGGTTTAGGTAATGGCACTGCTTACCTCGATAACGACAGGGACGCTAATAATACTACCGTCCGCATGACTAGAGCTAATGCTAAAGCACTCTCTTTACTTGGTGGTTCTGATAGTAATGAGGATGCCTCAATTGTCCTCAATAGTAATAAACAGTGGGATTTTGATCGCAGCGATGGTATCTCCAATTCTAAATATGACATAGTTGGCACGATCGCACACGAAATCGGTCATGCTTTAGGCTTTATGAGTGGGATAGATTACTTAGATGTTAATAGTCCTGATCCTGGCGGAGATTATTACCCAGATAACCAGTTCAAATATGTTGCACCGATGGATTTATTCCGCTTTTCTGCAAATAGTGTTGCTCAAGGACTAGGCGTAGTTGATTTTACATCTAATAACACAGACAAGTATTTTTCCCTCACTGGTGGAGTAACACCATTCACTGAAAGTTTAACTGGTAAACAAGCTTATTTTTCCACAGGAAAACGGGGTAACGGTTTCCAGAATAACCATTGGAAAGACAACTCAATTGGCTTGATGGGACCATCAGTACAATCTGGCAAAGGTCTTGCTATGACCTATACTGACTTACGATTACTAGATGTTATTGGTTGGGATCGTATTCCAGGCGCAGTTCCTGCTCCAGCACCTTTAACCGGAGTGCCAGAACCAAGCGCGGTGTTAGGATTAATGGCATTAGGCTCAGGATTACTTTTGAAGCGTGCCAAACAAAATAAATCTGAGCAGTAA